The Chelatococcus sp. HY11 nucleotide sequence GAAGCCCGGGGGATGCTTCTTGCTCAGCGTATGGGATCGCATAGAGGAGAATGTTTTTGCGGACGACGTGACGAATGCTCTCGCCAAGATTTTTCCTGACGATCCGCCGCGCTTTCTGGCCCGAACGCCCCATGGCTATCACGACACGGACTTGATCCGAGATGAGCTGGGGAGGGCAGGCTTTTCCCATGTGACTGTCGAGACGAGATCTGAACAAAGCCGTGCGTCTTCGTCGCGTATTCCCGCCGTGGCTTACTGCCAGGGAACTCTGCTTCGCAACGAGATAGAGGCCCGAGAACCAGGCAAGCTAGACCATACAACCGATTACGTCGAAGCCGCGATCGCAGACAAGCATGGCCGTGGCGCAGTCGCCGCCAAAATGCAGGCGCATGTCATCACGGCGATTTCCTGAATATTCCGGGATCCTATCCCTGGTCGTGATGTTTCTCCAGCCTCCGCAGCTGTGGGCGACGTGCGGTGACGCGAGATCGAAGGTCATGCGCTGGCTTGGCGGAACTGCCCCGTGTAGACACCGGGTACTTTGCTAAGCTCAGGCGT carries:
- a CDS encoding methyltransferase domain-containing protein yields the protein MLETDRVFAGSIPENYDRYMVPLIFEPYAADMARRAASLSPSAVLETAAGSGVVTRALAPRLPSAARYVVTDLNQPMLDYAASQQAPDARVKWRCADALALPFDDAAFDLVCCQFGAMFFPDRLSAYREARRVLKPGGCFLLSVWDRIEENVFADDVTNALAKIFPDDPPRFLARTPHGYHDTDLIRDELGRAGFSHVTVETRSEQSRASSSRIPAVAYCQGTLLRNEIEAREPGKLDHTTDYVEAAIADKHGRGAVAAKMQAHVITAIS